A window from Lachnoanaerobaculum umeaense encodes these proteins:
- a CDS encoding Imm12 family immunity protein, with translation MKVNMNIIVGGTDDILDNILSAARMVRKEMKNIFESVETETLQKMDICVCLSGNVSKYYPKTGIYQARYYSKAGKFMVYVHFSSNEWNSNKTESVSKFLKMYKDYLMELSDIIKMKSMKYKPDFDSRCYEDGVRRVFGNL, from the coding sequence ATGAAAGTCAATATGAATATTATTGTTGGCGGAACGGATGATATATTGGATAATATATTATCTGCCGCAAGAATGGTAAGAAAAGAAATGAAAAATATTTTTGAAAGCGTTGAGACAGAGACATTACAGAAGATGGATATTTGTGTTTGTCTTAGCGGAAATGTATCAAAGTATTATCCTAAAACGGGAATTTATCAGGCAAGATATTATTCTAAAGCGGGGAAATTTATGGTATATGTTCATTTCAGCTCTAATGAGTGGAATTCCAATAAGACAGAAAGTGTAAGTAAGTTTCTTAAAATGTATAAGGACTATCTTATGGAGCTTTCGGATATCATTAAGATGAAAAGCATGAAGTATAAACCGGATTTTGATAGCAGGTGTTATGAAGATGGGGTTAGAAGGGTGTTTGGGAATTTGTAG
- a CDS encoding histidine phosphatase family protein, translated as MIIIRHGKVDYDWKRKYSSGEFDKACIQYDKSPIMQMSYYIPLFNVKQIYVSKLSRSRDTAMEIFGSREFICTELLNEVPLGSSFNCRIELPLWFWNVTGRIQWLFNISRQGESQKETIARARKFVELLNTEEYDSAVVTHGFYMHILVKEMQKVGFRISKSVRNYKNGDYVVAEK; from the coding sequence GTGATTATAATACGACATGGAAAAGTGGATTATGACTGGAAAAGAAAGTATAGTTCCGGTGAGTTTGATAAAGCTTGTATTCAGTATGATAAGTCTCCGATTATGCAGATGTCCTATTATATTCCGCTTTTTAATGTCAAGCAAATATATGTCAGCAAATTGTCTAGAAGTAGAGACACTGCAATGGAAATATTTGGAAGTAGGGAATTTATATGCACTGAACTGCTAAATGAAGTCCCGCTTGGTTCAAGTTTTAATTGCAGGATTGAGTTACCATTGTGGTTTTGGAATGTAACAGGGAGAATTCAATGGCTTTTTAACATCAGTAGGCAAGGCGAAAGCCAAAAAGAGACGATAGCAAGGGCAAGAAAGTTTGTAGAATTGTTAAATACTGAGGAATATGATAGTGCGGTAGTCACACATGGATTTTATATGCATATTTTGGTGAAAGAAATGCAGAAGGTAGGATTTAGAATCAGTAAATCAGTGAGAAACTATAAAAATGGAGACTATGTAGTTGCTGAAAAGTAG
- a CDS encoding GNAT family N-acetyltransferase: MNYIRQATINDLVRIAEIFVFNYRLNFYPIFQEDTFYFEELTVFNMVESFAKELDSIWVYDDGVVKGFIQIEKLEVKRLFVEPVLQGKAIGTELLEYGIAERDANHLWALEKNIKAIAFYKRHGFDTTNEKKYEEGTTEFLVRMEK; the protein is encoded by the coding sequence ATGAATTATATAAGACAAGCAACGATTAATGATTTAGTGAGAATAGCTGAAATATTTGTATTTAACTATAGGCTGAATTTTTATCCGATATTTCAAGAAGATACTTTCTATTTTGAAGAGTTAACAGTTTTTAATATGGTAGAAAGTTTTGCAAAAGAATTAGATAGCATATGGGTATATGATGATGGTGTAGTAAAAGGATTTATTCAAATCGAAAAACTAGAAGTGAAGAGATTATTTGTTGAACCTGTTCTTCAAGGGAAAGCAATCGGAACTGAATTGTTAGAATATGGAATAGCAGAAAGGGATGCAAATCATTTATGGGCATTAGAAAAAAATATAAAAGCAATAGCATTTTATAAAAGACATGGTTTTGACACGACAAATGAAAAGAAATATGAAGAAGGCACAACAGAGTTTCTTGTTCGTATGGAGAAATAA
- a CDS encoding phytoene desaturase family protein, whose product MGKKVVIIGAGVSGVSAGIYALQAGYSVEIYEKNKMPGGECTGWNRQGYHIDNCIHFLVGCNKDEQLYKMWENLGVISDSLKIYREPYFYCMNMDGITLHLWSDLEKARKEFLELAPEDYKELNLFFDCAKTLECVKPPCDYSIAHMNPLQFIKLGMSMKDASKAINEYGKQSIEEFVNRFKNHYIRAMFKNYFNSNFNALSLVASYAFFTSNTAAIPEGGSVGLVGRMLAKFESLGGKLHLGINIVKINIVDSQVVSILGNNGEVIKSDNYIWCADPHYLFYNLIDEKYLDKNLRYMYDNPQGYVSNTCYQVAFGIATEEDLKLPKGSIIFPCDEYDVAGETHNFCGMRVFDYDETLFPMEKRVIQCNILQNDENYAYWFRLKNKISLYNQEKQRLADDLRLRIEKKYPQLEGKLIVLGTYSPVTFTTWCNAYKGGYMSFNPQKGYKNKYVKSTIKGLNNLYLASQWIQTSGGLPIAAASGKFAIDIMKSSR is encoded by the coding sequence ATGGGTAAAAAAGTAGTAATTATTGGAGCAGGTGTTTCGGGTGTGAGTGCTGGAATATATGCATTGCAGGCGGGATATTCAGTAGAAATATATGAAAAAAACAAAATGCCTGGAGGTGAGTGTACAGGGTGGAACAGGCAAGGATATCATATAGATAATTGTATACATTTTCTTGTTGGATGCAATAAGGATGAACAACTATATAAAATGTGGGAAAATCTAGGAGTTATTTCTGATAGTTTGAAGATCTATCGTGAGCCATATTTTTATTGTATGAATATGGATGGAATAACACTACATTTGTGGAGCGATTTAGAGAAGGCAAGAAAAGAGTTTTTAGAGCTTGCTCCAGAAGATTACAAAGAATTAAATTTGTTTTTTGACTGTGCCAAAACCTTAGAGTGTGTAAAGCCACCGTGCGATTATTCGATTGCTCATATGAATCCTTTGCAATTTATAAAACTAGGAATGAGCATGAAAGATGCAAGTAAAGCAATTAATGAATATGGAAAGCAGTCGATTGAGGAGTTTGTCAATCGCTTTAAGAATCATTACATTAGGGCAATGTTTAAAAATTACTTTAATAGCAATTTTAACGCTCTTTCCCTTGTTGCATCATATGCTTTTTTTACAAGCAACACAGCAGCTATACCAGAAGGAGGTTCTGTTGGATTGGTTGGTAGAATGCTTGCTAAATTTGAATCCTTAGGTGGGAAGTTGCATCTAGGTATTAATATTGTAAAAATAAATATTGTAGATAGTCAAGTTGTTAGTATTCTGGGTAATAATGGAGAGGTAATCAAATCAGATAACTATATTTGGTGTGCAGACCCACATTATCTTTTCTATAACTTAATTGATGAAAAATATTTAGATAAAAATCTTAGGTACATGTATGATAATCCACAGGGCTATGTTTCTAATACATGTTATCAGGTTGCATTTGGAATAGCTACTGAGGAAGATTTGAAATTACCTAAAGGAAGCATTATTTTCCCTTGTGATGAATATGATGTTGCAGGGGAAACACACAATTTTTGTGGAATGCGAGTTTTTGATTATGATGAGACACTATTTCCAATGGAAAAGAGAGTCATTCAATGTAATATTTTACAAAATGATGAAAATTATGCCTATTGGTTTAGACTAAAAAATAAGATTAGCTTATACAATCAAGAAAAACAGCGTCTTGCAGATGACTTGAGATTAAGAATTGAAAAAAAGTATCCACAGCTTGAAGGGAAACTCATCGTACTTGGAACATATTCTCCAGTTACATTTACAACTTGGTGTAATGCATATAAAGGGGGTTACATGAGTTTTAATCCACAGAAAGGATATAAAAACAAGTATGTTAAGAGCACTATTAAAGGTTTAAATAATTTATACCTTGCAAGTCAATGGATTCAAACTAGTGGAGGACTTCCTATTGCTGCAGCAAGTGGAAAGTTTGCTATAGATATTATGAAATCTAGTAGATAA
- a CDS encoding GNAT family N-acetyltransferase — translation MKLKLENIESKRTEELANLIRSYNRSNREPSKSEPLNIYLEDEQGNLKAGMVAETFGNWLEIEYLYVSDDLRGQGIGSKILKMAERESKERGCKYSFVDTFNFQAPKFYEKHGYKEVFALEKYPYTGERYYYTKEL, via the coding sequence TTGAAATTGAAATTAGAAAATATTGAATCGAAAAGAACTGAAGAACTGGCAAATTTAATCAGATCATACAATAGATCCAATAGAGAACCATCTAAAAGCGAACCACTTAATATTTATCTGGAAGATGAACAGGGCAATTTAAAGGCAGGAATGGTAGCGGAAACTTTTGGAAATTGGCTTGAGATTGAATATTTATATGTCAGTGATGATTTACGGGGACAAGGGATCGGTTCAAAAATTTTGAAAATGGCGGAAAGAGAGTCAAAAGAAAGAGGGTGTAAGTATTCATTTGTGGATACTTTTAATTTTCAAGCACCGAAATTTTATGAAAAGCATGGTTATAAAGAAGTGTTTGCATTGGAAAAATACCCTTATACAGGTGAGAGGTACTATTATACAAAAGAGTTATAA
- a CDS encoding DUF4846 domain-containing protein, whose amino-acid sequence MKRNKLYLLLFMMIFIFSGCMRKNENITTSEEAESTIIGDNIVVEANNNESKEESTEESVVKLSDFINPEGNTLFTRFITPKGYKRMGAAEGSFAEFIGNYLLEPNGTHVHYFDKREKGGDGHAAVFSMEVAEEDLQQCADSIMRIYAEYLYKSGKYDKISFHFVDGFVCDFNHWKQGYRVKFADDKPYWDQVASADDSEETFKKYLRIVFAYSSTLSMENEARPIDISELKVGDIFIKGGSPGHVVMVADICENESGKKAFLLAQGFMPAQSFHIIKNPAHSEDPWYYENEVKYPFRTQNYTFDEGSLKRLDYLD is encoded by the coding sequence ATGAAAAGAAATAAATTATATTTACTATTGTTTATGATGATTTTTATATTCTCAGGTTGCATGAGAAAAAATGAAAACATCACCACAAGTGAGGAAGCAGAAAGTACAATTATTGGAGATAATATTGTTGTAGAAGCTAATAATAATGAGAGCAAGGAAGAAAGCACTGAGGAAAGTGTTGTGAAACTTTCAGATTTTATAAATCCGGAAGGAAATACACTTTTTACCCGTTTTATTACTCCAAAGGGATATAAAAGAATGGGAGCAGCCGAGGGAAGCTTTGCGGAGTTTATAGGAAATTATTTGCTTGAGCCTAACGGTACTCATGTACATTACTTTGATAAAAGAGAAAAAGGCGGAGACGGTCACGCCGCAGTATTTTCTATGGAAGTGGCAGAAGAAGATTTGCAGCAGTGTGCAGACAGTATCATGCGAATATATGCCGAATATCTCTATAAAAGTGGTAAATATGATAAGATCAGTTTTCATTTTGTAGACGGCTTTGTATGCGACTTTAACCACTGGAAACAAGGATATAGAGTAAAGTTTGCGGATGATAAGCCTTATTGGGATCAGGTTGCTTCAGCTGATGACAGTGAAGAAACTTTCAAAAAATATCTACGAATTGTATTTGCATATTCATCTACTCTGTCTATGGAAAATGAGGCAAGACCTATAGATATATCAGAACTTAAGGTAGGGGATATTTTTATAAAGGGCGGAAGCCCAGGACATGTGGTGATGGTGGCAGATATATGTGAAAATGAATCCGGAAAAAAGGCATTTTTGCTGGCACAGGGATTTATGCCGGCACAAAGTTTTCATATAATAAAAAATCCTGCTCATAGTGAGGACCCATGGTATTATGAAAATGAGGTAAAATATCCCTTCAGAACACAGAATTACACATTTGATGAGGGGAGTTTAAAAAGGCTTGATTATTTAGATTAG
- the tsaD gene encoding tRNA (adenosine(37)-N6)-threonylcarbamoyltransferase complex transferase subunit TsaD, with protein sequence MKKSNVKILAIESSCDETAAAVVEDGRKVLSNVISSQIDLHTIYGGVVPEIASRKHIENINFVIKDALKEANVTFDDIDAIAVTYGPGLVGALLVGVGEAKALAYGLNKPLIGVHHIKGHVLANLIEHEELEPPFVCLIVSGGHTEIAIVKDYNDFEIVATTRDDAAGEAFDKVARSVGLGYPGGPKIDKAAKLGDSHAIEFPKARVNDSKYDFSFSGVKSAVLNYQNKANMTGEKINVNDLVASFQRAVVEVLVEHTITVAKDYNIKNVAMAGGVASNTALRSLMEEKCSEEGLKLHFPSPIYCTDNAAMIGVAAYFEYLNENFKDLTLNAVPNLEL encoded by the coding sequence ATGAAGAAGAGTAATGTAAAAATACTTGCAATAGAAAGTTCATGTGATGAGACTGCGGCAGCAGTTGTGGAAGACGGAAGAAAGGTGCTTTCAAATGTTATCTCATCACAGATAGACTTGCATACAATATACGGAGGCGTAGTCCCTGAGATTGCCTCCAGAAAGCATATAGAAAATATAAATTTTGTCATAAAAGACGCACTGAAAGAGGCGAATGTTACCTTTGATGATATAGATGCAATAGCAGTTACATACGGGCCGGGGCTTGTAGGTGCACTGCTTGTAGGCGTAGGCGAAGCAAAGGCACTGGCCTACGGCCTTAATAAACCTCTTATAGGTGTACATCATATAAAGGGGCATGTTCTGGCAAATCTTATAGAGCATGAAGAACTGGAGCCGCCATTTGTATGTCTTATCGTTTCAGGCGGTCATACTGAAATAGCAATTGTAAAAGATTATAATGATTTTGAGATAGTTGCGACTACCAGAGATGATGCGGCAGGTGAGGCATTTGACAAGGTGGCAAGAAGTGTGGGACTTGGATATCCCGGAGGTCCAAAAATTGATAAGGCGGCAAAGCTTGGAGATTCTCATGCGATAGAGTTTCCAAAGGCAAGAGTAAATGATTCAAAATATGATTTCAGCTTTTCAGGTGTAAAGTCTGCTGTATTAAATTATCAAAATAAGGCAAATATGACAGGCGAAAAGATAAATGTAAATGATTTGGTAGCTTCATTTCAAAGAGCAGTTGTAGAAGTTTTAGTAGAACATACCATTACTGTAGCCAAGGATTACAATATAAAAAATGTTGCTATGGCAGGTGGTGTGGCTTCAAATACCGCACTTAGAAGTTTGATGGAAGAAAAATGCAGTGAAGAGGGATTAAAGCTTCACTTCCCTTCGCCGATATATTGCACTGATAATGCAGCAATGATAGGTGTAGCCGCATACTTTGAATATTTAAATGAAAACTTTAAAGATTTGACACTTAATGCAGTGCCGAATCTGGAATTATAA
- a CDS encoding DUF4869 domain-containing protein: MLRVWFGDRDNVIYNTSVYFRNRYKDSWITDEFAKAAIKDIDRSEVLDANTIQSPVLGQIPPDKLSGGVKALILMKNEPGKTFNASNCGDNCSKWILKLGKEQDFTIALYHIMDFGKEDFEIRILNDRKLIVHNMREFLDAADKYLKENMQ, encoded by the coding sequence ATGCTTAGAGTGTGGTTTGGTGATAGAGATAATGTAATATATAATACATCAGTATATTTTAGAAACAGATATAAAGACAGCTGGATTACAGATGAATTTGCAAAAGCTGCTATTAAAGATATTGACAGATCTGAAGTATTGGATGCAAATACTATTCAAAGCCCTGTTTTGGGACAAATTCCGCCGGATAAGCTATCAGGTGGTGTAAAGGCTTTGATTCTTATGAAAAATGAACCGGGTAAGACGTTTAATGCATCCAACTGTGGAGATAATTGCTCAAAATGGATACTGAAGCTTGGTAAAGAACAGGATTTCACGATAGCCCTATATCATATAATGGATTTTGGAAAGGAAGATTTTGAAATCCGTATTTTAAATGATAGAAAACTAATAGTGCATAATATGAGAGAGTTTTTAGATGCAGCGGATAAATATCTTAAGGAGAATATGCAGTAA
- a CDS encoding type II toxin-antitoxin system RelB/DinJ family antitoxin, with protein MSTLQIRIDDQLKKDADSLFSSLGLDTSTAIRIFLNASLEHNGLPFPVVHKNKYNESLSAIQDARLHRNLNGPYNSAKEAVLAMLED; from the coding sequence ATGTCGACACTACAAATTCGTATAGATGATCAGCTAAAGAAAGATGCCGACTCACTATTTTCAAGTCTGGGTTTGGATACATCAACAGCAATAAGGATTTTCTTAAATGCTTCACTCGAGCACAATGGATTACCATTTCCTGTTGTACATAAAAATAAATATAATGAAAGCCTTAGTGCAATTCAAGATGCAAGATTACATAGAAACTTAAATGGACCATATAATTCTGCAAAAGAAGCTGTTTTAGCTATGTTGGAGGATTAA
- a CDS encoding ribonuclease Z: MLDICLLGTGGMMPLPYRWLTSMMARCEGVNLLIDCGEGTQVAIKEKGWSPKPIDVICFTHFHADHISGLPGLLLTIGNCEKTTPLLIIGPKGLERVVNAMRVIAPELPFEIQFHELRENEEVIDFAPYKIEAYKVSHRVTCYGYRISIDRKGKFDAARAKELDIPLKYWNKLQHGETITDGDITYTPDMVMGEARRGIKVNYCTDTRPVPIIADYATDCDLFICEGMYGEDEKEENAKEHKHMTMMEAANLGKVANPKRMWLTHYSPSMNKPDEYIDKLKKICPVIETARDGWSVELGYEEE, translated from the coding sequence ATGTTAGATATTTGTTTATTAGGTACCGGAGGTATGATGCCGCTACCTTACAGATGGCTGACTTCAATGATGGCCAGATGTGAGGGCGTAAATCTTTTGATAGATTGCGGAGAGGGTACTCAGGTTGCCATAAAAGAGAAAGGATGGAGTCCGAAGCCTATAGATGTGATCTGTTTTACACATTTTCATGCGGATCATATAAGCGGTTTACCGGGGCTTTTACTTACAATCGGAAATTGTGAAAAGACCACTCCGCTCCTTATCATAGGTCCTAAGGGGCTTGAAAGAGTTGTAAATGCTATGAGAGTTATAGCACCGGAGCTTCCTTTTGAAATTCAATTCCATGAACTTAGAGAGAATGAGGAAGTGATAGATTTTGCACCTTATAAGATAGAAGCCTATAAGGTAAGCCATAGAGTAACATGCTACGGTTACAGAATTTCTATTGACAGAAAGGGCAAGTTTGATGCTGCCAGAGCGAAGGAGCTTGATATACCGTTAAAATACTGGAATAAATTGCAACATGGTGAAACTATCACTGACGGAGATATCACATATACTCCTGATATGGTAATGGGAGAGGCAAGAAGAGGTATAAAGGTAAATTATTGTACAGATACAAGACCTGTTCCGATTATTGCAGATTATGCCACAGATTGTGACCTCTTTATATGTGAGGGTATGTATGGTGAAGATGAAAAGGAAGAAAATGCCAAAGAACATAAGCATATGACTATGATGGAGGCGGCAAATCTTGGAAAAGTTGCTAATCCTAAGAGAATGTGGCTGACACATTATTCACCGTCAATGAATAAACCGGATGAGTATATCGATAAGCTGAAAAAAATCTGTCCGGTTATAGAAACCGCAAGAGATGGATGGAGTGTAGAGCTTGGTTATGAAGAAGAGTAA
- a CDS encoding GNAT family N-acetyltransferase: MDYVIRGLKQNEINLLDTFLYEAIFIPEGVQAPSKDIIEHPDLEIYVVDFGKKDDVCYVADFDGKVVGAVWTRIINDYGHVDDTTPSLSISLLKEYRNLGIGTELMKQILLTLKEKKYKQVSLSVQKINYAVNMYKKVGFEIVRENKEDYVMICKL, encoded by the coding sequence ATGGATTATGTAATTAGAGGATTAAAGCAGAATGAAATAAATTTATTGGATACTTTTCTATATGAGGCTATTTTTATTCCTGAAGGAGTACAAGCTCCGTCTAAAGATATTATAGAACATCCCGATTTAGAAATATATGTTGTTGATTTTGGCAAGAAAGATGATGTATGTTATGTGGCGGATTTTGATGGAAAGGTAGTAGGAGCTGTATGGACTCGTATCATCAATGATTATGGTCATGTTGATGATACCACACCCTCTCTTTCCATTTCTCTTCTCAAGGAATATAGGAATTTGGGAATTGGAACCGAACTTATGAAACAAATTCTTTTGACCTTGAAAGAGAAAAAATATAAGCAAGTTTCATTATCGGTTCAAAAGATAAACTATGCAGTGAATATGTATAAAAAAGTAGGTTTTGAAATTGTTCGTGAAAATAAAGAGGACTATGTCATGATTTGTAAACTTTAG
- a CDS encoding AraC family transcriptional regulator: MNIIKSFNNTIDYLETVLDDEIDEKKVTQLSGYSYSMFSRLFSILTETTLSEYLRSRRLTEAAVILRDTDEKIIDVAFKFGYESSDSFGTAFKNFHGFTPSEVRNGKPFKVVSRVQLALSVRGGRSMNITIQKKKAFTVAGVNEQNINSSLCPSVWNKLYKKYSHDELASLGSGQSVGVCDDVENPSTINYIAGYIVTDAEQARSIGLDVLEVEEAEYAVVELIGSVPDCIHNGWKYAMEVFFPEHGYVHSGKPDFEYYYEGDMDSKDYKMELWIPITKA; the protein is encoded by the coding sequence GTGAATATTATCAAGTCGTTTAACAATACGATTGATTATCTTGAAACAGTTCTTGATGATGAAATTGACGAAAAGAAAGTAACTCAGTTATCCGGATATTCGTATTCAATGTTCAGTCGCTTGTTTTCTATTCTGACTGAAACAACACTCTCAGAATATTTAAGAAGTAGAAGATTGACAGAAGCAGCCGTTATATTAAGAGATACGGACGAAAAGATTATTGATGTTGCATTCAAATTTGGATATGAGTCATCGGATTCATTTGGAACTGCATTTAAGAATTTTCATGGATTTACTCCTTCTGAGGTAAGAAATGGGAAACCGTTCAAAGTAGTATCACGTGTGCAATTAGCATTAAGTGTAAGAGGAGGAAGAAGCATGAATATTACAATTCAAAAGAAAAAAGCATTTACAGTTGCAGGGGTAAATGAACAAAACATCAATTCATCATTATGTCCTAGTGTCTGGAATAAGTTGTATAAAAAATATAGCCACGATGAACTTGCAAGTTTGGGAAGCGGTCAAAGTGTAGGTGTTTGCGATGATGTGGAAAACCCAAGTACAATAAACTATATAGCTGGATATATCGTTACTGATGCAGAGCAAGCGAGAAGTATAGGCTTAGATGTTTTGGAAGTGGAAGAAGCAGAGTATGCTGTTGTAGAATTAATAGGAAGTGTTCCGGATTGCATTCATAACGGGTGGAAATATGCGATGGAAGTATTCTTCCCTGAGCATGGCTATGTACATTCAGGTAAACCTGACTTTGAATATTATTACGAAGGTGATATGGATAGTAAAGACTATAAAATGGAACTTTGGATTCCTATAACTAAAGCTTAA
- a CDS encoding type II toxin-antitoxin system RelE/ParE family toxin has protein sequence MYQILFTNKMKRDIKRIKKRGKNIAKLVDVLDSLSTGKPLEFKYRDHQLSGNMSDFRECHIEPDWLLIYRVEDDRLIIITTETGTHSDLFGM, from the coding sequence ATGTATCAAATTCTATTTACAAATAAGATGAAGCGTGACATAAAGCGAATCAAGAAGCGTGGTAAAAATATCGCAAAATTAGTGGATGTACTTGATTCACTTAGTACAGGAAAACCACTTGAGTTCAAATACAGAGACCACCAACTATCCGGTAATATGTCAGACTTTAGAGAATGTCACATAGAACCGGATTGGTTATTAATATATCGTGTTGAAGATGATAGGCTTATTATCATTACAACAGAAACCGGTACTCATTCTGACCTTTTCGGTATGTAG
- a CDS encoding ORF6N domain-containing protein, translated as MKDDNTLIPTDETNITDMIYTIRGKQVMLDSDLAGLYQVTTGNLNKAMKRNVARFPEHFCFQITEVEYKNLRFQNGTSSTNSTYGGRRYMPYVYTEQGIAMLSAVLKSEVAVDTSIKIMDSFVEMRKFLLTNQELFSRLDRLELSHLDLKKEIDKGMDKQLETDKKLEEVFNYIASNTEVKQKIFFDGQIYDAFSFIADLVGKAQSKLILIDNYVDVNTLNILCKKNSGVDVLIATAGKGSLTTKDINKFNAQYPSVRIKKTTDFHDRFLIIDDKEGYFIGASIKDAGKKSFAITKIEDGNLVQDLINKVR; from the coding sequence ATGAAAGATGATAACACTTTGATACCGACAGATGAAACAAATATCACAGATATGATCTATACTATTCGTGGGAAACAGGTAATGCTTGATAGTGATTTGGCCGGTTTATACCAGGTTACGACAGGTAATTTGAATAAAGCAATGAAAAGAAATGTTGCAAGGTTTCCTGAGCACTTTTGTTTTCAAATAACGGAGGTGGAATATAAAAACTTGAGATTCCAAAATGGAACCTCAAGTACAAACAGTACTTATGGCGGTAGACGATATATGCCTTATGTTTACACAGAACAAGGGATTGCAATGTTATCTGCTGTGCTTAAAAGTGAAGTTGCGGTAGATACCAGTATTAAAATTATGGATAGCTTTGTTGAAATGCGTAAGTTTTTGCTTACGAATCAGGAACTCTTTTCCAGACTTGATAGACTGGAACTTAGTCATTTGGACTTGAAAAAAGAAATAGATAAGGGAATGGATAAGCAACTGGAAACAGATAAGAAACTCGAAGAAGTATTCAACTATATTGCGAGCAATACAGAAGTAAAACAAAAGATATTTTTTGATGGTCAAATCTATGATGCTTTCAGTTTTATTGCAGATTTAGTTGGAAAAGCACAGAGTAAACTGATCTTGATTGATAATTATGTGGATGTAAATACGCTTAACATACTTTGTAAGAAGAATTCAGGAGTTGATGTACTGATAGCAACAGCGGGAAAAGGGAGCTTAACAACAAAAGATATCAATAAGTTTAATGCTCAATACCCGAGTGTGAGAATAAAAAAGACTACAGATTTTCATGACCGTTTTTTGATTATAGATGACAAAGAAGGTTATTTCATCGGTGCATCTATAAAAGATGCCGGCAAGAAGAGTTTTGCGATAACAAAAATTGAAGATGGAAATTTGGTTCAGGATTTGATAAATAAAGTGAGGTAG
- the ispD gene encoding 2-C-methyl-D-erythritol 4-phosphate cytidylyltransferase, whose product MKSIAIILAAGSGKRFNAEKKKQFVELFDKPLLYYSLKAFSESKADEIIVVTSKDDIDFVREDIVKKYGFSKVISIVAGGAERYDSVYNGLEKAKGDICMIHDSARAMISVEIINRCIEETFKYGAVVPVVAPKDTIRVRDGGFGGETIDRNTLCIIQTPQCFNVALIKSAFEKLYKTDYKNLGITDDAMVVEKFTDTKVRLIEGDYKNIKVTTPEDIVIAKAFLDAENC is encoded by the coding sequence ATGAAGAGTATAGCAATAATACTTGCGGCAGGCAGCGGTAAGAGATTTAATGCTGAGAAAAAGAAGCAGTTTGTAGAGCTTTTTGACAAGCCATTATTATACTATTCTTTAAAAGCCTTCAGTGAAAGTAAGGCGGATGAAATCATTGTAGTCACTTCCAAAGATGATATTGATTTTGTAAGAGAAGATATTGTAAAAAAATATGGATTTAGTAAGGTGATCAGTATCGTAGCCGGTGGTGCTGAAAGGTATGACTCCGTATACAACGGGTTAGAAAAAGCTAAAGGCGATATCTGTATGATACATGATTCTGCCAGAGCCATGATAAGTGTGGAGATTATAAACAGATGTATAGAAGAGACCTTTAAATATGGGGCTGTTGTACCCGTAGTAGCTCCAAAGGACACTATAAGAGTCAGAGACGGAGGATTTGGTGGTGAGACAATTGATCGAAATACACTTTGTATCATCCAGACTCCACAATGCTTTAATGTAGCTTTAATAAAGTCTGCCTTTGAAAAGCTGTATAAAACAGATTATAAAAATCTAGGCATCACAGATGATGCAATGGTGGTGGAAAAATTTACCGATACCAAAGTAAGGCTGATAGAGGGTGATTATAAAAATATAAAGGTAACAACACCTGAGGATATAGTGATAGCTAAGGCGTTTTTGGACGCCGAGAATTGCTGA